The following are encoded together in the Brassica napus cultivar Da-Ae chromosome A9, Da-Ae, whole genome shotgun sequence genome:
- the LOC106372883 gene encoding uncharacterized protein LOC106372883 yields MRDCQSFNDALLAKIGWRLLNNPNCLLGKLLKGKYFADCSILQATEASVMSHGWRSVLIGRDLLLKNMGWTVGDGVSINIWQDPWLCLNKQERPMGPPSEQSVDLCVADLLVDGGAQDKLIWSGTKGGEYSVKSGYYVAVEEEPDTRRNDAGFNWKRNVWALDCAPKVKLFAWKLLKGVIPVGERLLERHIEVDLRCKRCGNNESITHLLFQCQFAQKVWQLAPLLPGMDSSGMLVLMVVWPSICNQKSLLPAGIVNGSVVPWVMWSLWKARNRLVFEGFSASPEDTLSTAIRMAREWSLQSKPEKPDTSRSRKPEMIAPTGTRIVRSDAAWSASSLTAGAGWVILSSPQNMTFQQHLEFVASPLMAEGLALREAVLTCQRLKLQHIRFESDSAQLIKCLSSNETIAELHSVVFDILKLSEFFDSVSFVWLPRERNVEADALAKGDLAMFEPLVVGEIVNALN; encoded by the exons ATGCGAGACTGCCAAAGCTTCAATGATGCACTGTTAGCCAAGATAGGATGGAGACTGTTGAATAATCCTAACTGCCTGCTGGGAAAACTTCTGAAGGGCAAGTACTTTGCTGACTGCTCCATCTTACAAGCCACAGAAGCATCGGTTATGTCTCACGGCTGGCGTAGCGTTTTGATAGGGCGTGATCTTCTGCTAAAAAACATGGGATGGACTGTGGGGGATGGAGTGTCCATTAATATTTGGCAGGATCCCTGGCTTTGTTTAAACAAGCAGGAAAGACCTATGGGCCCGCCTTCAGAACAGAGTGTTGACCTCTGTGTTGCAGACTTGTTAGTCGATGGTG GCGCTCAAGATAAGTTAATCTGGTCAGGCACAAAGGGAGGAGAGTACTCTGTTAAGTCTGGTTACTATGTAGCCGTAGAAGAAGAGCCGGATACTAGGAGAAATGATGCAGGTTTTAACTGGAAGAGGAATGTCTGGGCTCTGGACTGCGCCCCGAAGGTGAAGCTCTTTGCCTGGAAACTACTTAAAGGTGTTATTCCCGTAGGCGAGCGGCTGCTCGAAAGACACATAGAAGTTGATCTGAGATGCAAAAGGTGTGGAAACAACGAATCTATCACTCACCTCCTCTTCCAATGCCAGTTTGCTCAAAAGGTTTGGCAGCTAGCCCCTTTACTTCCTGGTATGGACTCGAGTGGAATGTTAGTTTTGATGGTGGTCTGGCCTTCAATATGTAACCAAAAAAGTCTCCTACCTGCGGGGATTGTTAATGGATCGGTGGTACCATGGGTCATGTGGTCGTTATGGAAAGCTCGCAACCGGTTAGTGTTTGAAGGATTTTCCGCCTCGCCTGAGGATACGCTATCTACAGCTATCAGAATGGCTCGTGAATGGAGCTTACAGAGCAAACCAGAGAAACCGGACACTTCAAGGAGCAGGAAACCGGAGATGATAGCCCCAACTGGTACGAGGATAGTGCGCTCTGATGCTGCGTGGAGTGCGTCTAGTTTGACTGCCGGAGCTGGCTGGGTCATCCTTTCTTCCCCACAGAACATGACTTTTCAACAACACCTGGAGTTTGTAGCATCGCCTCTAATGGCAGAAGGTCTGGCCCTCCGTGAAGCGGTCCTAACCTGCCAGCGACTGAAGCTGCAACATATCAGATTTGAGTCGGATTCTGCTCAACTAATCAAGTGCCTTTCTTCAAATGAAACGATTGCAGAGTTGCATAGTGTAGTCTTTGATATCCTGAAGCTATCTGAGTTTTTTGATTCAGTGTCTTTTGTTTGGTTACCTCGTGAGAGGAATGTAGAAGCCGATGCCTTGGCTAAAGGAGATTTAGCTATGTTTGAACCCTTAGTGGTTGGTGAGATTGTTAATGCTCTCAACTAA
- the LOC106366458 gene encoding LOW QUALITY PROTEIN: pentatricopeptide repeat-containing protein At1g64580 (The sequence of the model RefSeq protein was modified relative to this genomic sequence to represent the inferred CDS: inserted 3 bases in 2 codons) translates to MHRSLSIATKWFLRRRVNPPPPPLSFFCSRPFSGYRERLATASLHSINFDDALSLFCEMLHSRPLPTILDFTRVLTAIAKTNKHHDAVVYLCRKMEALGISHDLYTFTILIHCLCRCSRLSLALSVLAKMTKLGIEPSVVTLGSLLNGFCRGSKLREALSLXVDTMGCEPNVVVYNTVINGLCKNGEADKALEVLRLIEKKGMRGDSVXTLVNALCSSGRWSEAARLVRDMIKRRKIDPNVIFYSGMIHVFVKEGNLFEAVNLYKEMILRSVDPNVFTYNSLINGLCVDGRLGEAKRMFDSMRCSPDLVTYNTLIKGFCKSKRVEDGMRLLCEMAREGIVGDAFTYNTLIHGYCQAGKLSVALKVFGRMVDCGVAPDVVTYNVLLDCLCSKGKVENAMVMVEEMEKRDMYVDIVTYSIIIRGMCRSGKVKEAWCLFCSLALKGVKPDAIAYRTMISGLSREGRRREADKLCRKMKEDGIIMPIKCIHNDETLRDHHYTSSSLAELIKVIHE, encoded by the exons ATGCATAGATCTCTTTCGATCGCGACGAAATGGTTTCTTCGTCGAAGAGTtaatcctcctcctcctcctctttccTTCTTCTGTTCACGACCTTTCTCTGGTTACCGAGAGAGATTAGCAACTGCTTCCCTTCACTCTATCAACTTCGACGatgctctctctttattctgcgAGATGCTTCACTCTCGCCCCCTCCCCACCATCCTCGATTTCACCAGAGTTTTAACCGCCATCGCCAAGACGAACAAGCACCACGACGCCGTCGTCTACCTCTGCCGCAAGATGGAAGCTCTGGGGATCTCGCACGATCTCTACACCTTCACCATCCTGATCCACTGTCTCTGCAGATGCTCTCgcctctctctcgctctctccgTTCTCGCGAAGATGACGAAACTCGGGATCGAGCCCAGCGTCGTCACCCTCGGCTCCCTCCTCAACGGATTCTGCCGCGGGAGTAAGCTTCGCgaggctctctctc tcgttgaCACCATGGGGTGTGAACCTAACGTCGTCGTTTACAACACCGTGATCAACGGCCTTTGCAAGAACGGAGAGGCTGATAAGGCTTTGGAGGTTTTAAGACTGATTGAGAAGAAAGGAATGAGAGGGGATTCTGT CACTCTCGTTAATGCTCTTTGTAGCTCCGGTAGATGGAGCGAGGCGGCTCGGCTAGTGAGAGAtatgatcaagaggaggaagATTGATCCTAATGTGATCTTTTACAGCGGGATGATCCATGTGTTTGTGAAAGAAGGGAATCTCTTTGAGGCTGTAAACTTGTACAAGGAGATGATCTTGAGATCTGTGGATCCTAACGTCTTCACTTACAATTCACTCATCAACGGGCTTTGCGTTGATGGTCGGTTAGGTGAGGCCAAGCGAATGTTTGATTCGATGCGCTGTTCTCCGGATTTGGTGACGTATAATACTCTCATAAAGGGGTTTTGCAAGTCTAAGAGAGTAGAGGATGGGATGAGACTCTTGTGTGAGATGGCTCGTGAAGGAATCGTTGGCGATGCTTTCACTTACAACACTCTTATCCACGGTTATTGCCAAGCGGGGAAACTCAGTGTTGCGCTGAAGGTTTTCGGTCGGATGGTTGATTGTGGTGTGGCTCCTGATGTTGTTACCTACAACGTTTTGTTGGATTGTCTGTGTAGTAAGGGGAAGGTAGAGAACGCGATGGTGATGGTGGAGGAGATGGAAAAGAGAGATATGTATGTTGATATTGTCACGTATAGTATCATCATACGAGGGATGTGTAGAAGTGGTAAGGTGAAAGAGGCttggtgtttgttttgtagcctCGCTCTTAAAGGAGTGAAGCCTGATGCTATAGCGTATAGAACAATGATATCAGGATTGTCTAGGGAAGGCCGGCGGCGTGAAGCTGATAAGCTGTGTAGGAAAATGAAAGAAGATGGGATTATTATGCCAATTAAATGCATACATAATGATGAGACACTTAGAGATCACCACTACACAAGCTCATCATTGGCTGAACTCATTAAAGTTATCCATGAGTAA